A portion of the Bacillus sp. SM2101 genome contains these proteins:
- a CDS encoding peptide ABC transporter substrate-binding protein, with translation MKKRTSWLMVMLTVVLAVVLGLAGCNSEGASQTSDSSSQKSNESSSDNNNKEAESTNSEQVYNTIMSEPTSLSPVYGAYTQDLLLLNNIQEGLMRKGQDGATLEYGLAESHDFENNTYTFYLRDATWSNGEPVTAYDFEFGWKTVMDPRNAAEYGYLFEITLITGAADLVYMEIPENEAEAETAIQTAKDAVGVKALDDKTLEIKVNGESPAFLELLAFPSLVPIQQQYFEEVGGVDVYGTEASNMLYAGPFVVEEWSHDEVVVLAKNEKYWDKDTVQLDKINMPWISDDNTRMQMYEQGDIDGVALPSDYIDQYANSDEATLRTRANTWWFVLNQEAEGLQGEYLRNAKFREALAIGFDRAEMSQVAWGGTQVPAGGIIPPGMAGSQSGVDFRSEFTENSNLLKFDFDRAKQLIEEAKAEIGEDVPEFELIVYQSDDWAKTGQYLQQKWGEIGVPFTIKQTDSKIRRALMDSRDYNLVAAGWTADYDEPSTYLDLFVSTGSFNKNGYVSEKYDQVLEDVRATNDMKEKFNLYAELERIVVSDYAYIPLSHDGYYSLERTYVDGIVTHAVGPRSSYKWASVTEK, from the coding sequence ATGGTTATGTTAACAGTTGTATTGGCAGTCGTACTTGGTCTTGCTGGTTGCAATAGTGAAGGAGCTTCACAGACATCCGACTCATCATCTCAAAAAAGTAACGAAAGTAGTAGCGATAATAACAATAAGGAAGCTGAAAGCACGAATAGTGAACAAGTTTATAACACGATTATGAGTGAACCTACTTCATTAAGTCCTGTCTATGGTGCCTATACTCAAGATTTACTTCTCTTAAATAACATTCAAGAGGGGTTAATGAGAAAAGGGCAAGATGGTGCTACTCTTGAATATGGCTTAGCAGAAAGTCATGATTTTGAAAATAATACCTATACATTCTATTTAAGAGACGCAACATGGTCAAATGGTGAGCCTGTAACGGCTTATGATTTTGAATTCGGTTGGAAGACTGTGATGGATCCACGCAATGCCGCAGAATATGGGTATTTGTTTGAAATTACATTAATTACTGGAGCGGCGGATTTGGTGTATATGGAAATTCCAGAAAACGAGGCTGAAGCTGAAACAGCTATACAAACTGCGAAAGATGCTGTAGGTGTCAAAGCACTTGATGATAAAACACTAGAGATTAAAGTGAATGGAGAAAGCCCAGCTTTTCTAGAGTTACTTGCTTTTCCATCGTTAGTACCAATTCAACAACAGTATTTTGAAGAAGTTGGCGGTGTAGATGTGTATGGAACTGAAGCAAGTAATATGCTTTATGCAGGTCCTTTTGTAGTAGAAGAGTGGTCCCACGATGAAGTAGTTGTTTTAGCGAAAAATGAAAAATATTGGGATAAGGATACGGTTCAACTTGATAAAATCAACATGCCATGGATCTCAGATGATAATACAAGAATGCAAATGTATGAGCAAGGTGATATTGATGGTGTAGCTCTCCCTAGTGATTATATTGATCAATATGCAAATAGTGATGAAGCAACGTTGCGTACAAGAGCGAATACGTGGTGGTTTGTATTAAACCAAGAAGCAGAAGGTCTCCAAGGTGAGTATTTAAGAAATGCAAAATTTCGTGAAGCATTAGCAATTGGCTTTGATCGTGCAGAAATGAGTCAAGTTGCATGGGGAGGAACACAGGTTCCTGCAGGTGGTATCATTCCTCCAGGTATGGCTGGTTCACAATCAGGTGTAGATTTCCGTTCTGAATTCACAGAAAATTCTAATTTGCTAAAATTTGATTTTGATAGAGCTAAACAACTCATTGAAGAAGCAAAAGCTGAAATTGGTGAAGATGTTCCAGAATTTGAATTAATCGTTTATCAAAGTGATGATTGGGCAAAAACAGGACAGTACTTACAACAAAAATGGGGAGAAATCGGTGTCCCATTTACGATTAAACAAACAGACTCCAAAATAAGAAGAGCATTAATGGATAGTAGAGATTACAATTTAGTAGCAGCAGGATGGACTGCAGATTATGATGAGCCAAGTACGTATTTAGATTTATTTGTTTCAACAGGATCGTTTAACAAAAATGGATATGTAAGTGAGAAATACGATCAAGTACTTGAGGATGTTAGAGCAACGAATGACATGAAAGAGAAATTTAACTTATACGCTGAACTGGAAAGAATTGTTGTGTCAGATTATGCATATATTCCTCTATCACATGATGGGTATTATAGTTTAGAAAGAACATATGTTGATGGTATTGTCACTCATGCTGTTGGTCCAAGATCATCATACAAATGGGCATCGGTAACAGAAAAGTAA